aattgaaacggagggagtatttagtTATCTTAAAGCTGAACCTATTTAATCTATTGTAATACCTTTTTCGTATCAAATTTGTTGTAGGTGAACAACATACAAAAACTAACCATTTTCTATACTGATGCAAAAGCATATGGCACTTCTAGTTATATATTTGTGTCAAATATCAAAGCGGAGAGTTGGAATTTGGAACATACCACACGTTAGATCCTTCAAGTACTTTACCAAGATCTCCATATTTACCAGGTATAACTGGAGCCAAGTACTGCCATTGTTGTGATCTTGAATAGTTTATTAGATCATAACTGTATAGCTTGTCAAAATAAAAAACACAGAGACATTATTTGATAACTCACATTAATTGCTTCGTGCATATCACGTTTTCCCGAGGTAATATGTTGACCTAGTCTTTGATATCCTCTACAAAAGATGAACCATTATAAAGTCCCCCATAATCAAATACAAACTTATAAGGACATTTAGGCATCTTTAAGCCGCAACACACCTATATCCACTATCAGGCGTCATCTTAATCTTCATTTTTTCGTCATAAGGAAGCTGAAAGATTTGCTTTGCCACGTCCCTAACTTCCCTCATTAACAAATCACAGATCCCATGGCCTTTCtgttaacaaagttgtagatagaaTTTAGTCACCTTGCTTAGATTTTGATAAACTCCTAGTTAGCAAGCAGCATAACTTGACTACATAAACATTTAAGTCGTTTTGGTCCATTCATAACAAATAAATATAATCAACTGTATTTCTGTATTTGCAGAACTAATTAAGCATCATAATTCATTTCAATATAAACATTAGTGCAGTACATTGGGTCACACAAATTATTTTAGCATATTCCTTTGCATTACTGTGGATAtatgtttttatttttatttctaaCAGCATGAGTTCAAAAATATATCGTGAGTAATTCAGTTGAAATTGTTTGGTTAAGAGCTTAAATATTGTTTGACATCACAAAGCTTCTATAATTGTTTGGGAAAATTGTGTTCTTGCCCCTGTCCAGAagtctaattgtgattttacccttctttttttaactttgtgattttgaccttgttattttgAAACGAATCATCCGTTTGCCCCTGGTTTGCACGTCCGTTAGATGGACCAgaataaataaattaaaaaaaatcaaaatcccaAAACACACAGGCTAAAAGACCGAATTGCCCCTTATCTTATCTTGAGCCTCCTGCTTGTCCCGACCCACGGGACCAAGGCGGTGCTCGGTCGCAGGCGGAGCAGCGGCGGTGCCCGGCCGCGGGGCACGGCCTGCGTAGGGTAGCGGCGGCGCCTGGCCGCAGCGCTCGGCCCAAGCGCGTGGTGCGGGTGCCGTGCGGCTCGGCGCACAGGACGGCTCCAAGCTGCGCCTCCTGGCCTCTGGTTGCGTGTGCGGTGCGGCTGCTGCTCCGGGGCGCGGGGCGCACGCGTGCGGGGCCATTGTGGATCTCGTCCTGTGCTAGCCGGGCTCAGGGCGGTACGCGGCGCTCGGAGCAGCGCGCGGGGCCCGTGTTGCGGCAACGGCTCGCGGGGGCGCGGGCATGTCTGGGCCTCCAGGGAGGAACCGGCGCAGCTTGGAGCGGCTGCTCGGGGCAGCGAGTAGAGCAGCTCTGGCCGGCGCGGGGCAGAGTAGACGCTACTCGGGGCGGCACGGAGCAGAGCGGCTCGAGgcggtgcggcgctgctcggggaGGTGCGGCGCTGCTCAGGCCGGCTACGCGACGTAGCTCCGGCCGGCGTGGCGAGGAGCAGAGCTGCTCGGTCCCGTGGCAGCGGCTCGAAGCAGGGCAGCTTTGATGCGTGCGGGCGGGCGGCGGTCTATTGTATCTACGGCACGGCAACCATCGTGGACCTGCTTTCCTTTTTTCCGATAACATTTCGATGAATGATTCTGAAGTTTGAAAAAGTTAGGATTGATGTGGGCTATGGCCAGTTCATGCAGGTTAAAAAAATTGTGTGAAAATTGTGAATTACATACGTTGACATTTGAAATTTGTCAAAATCTTTTGAATAATAGTCAAATACTTGATGTCAAAATATTTTGGAcgaagggtaaaatcacaaatagCGCTAACAAACCCGGGACGAAGGGTAAAATCACATGGGCATTTTTGTCCAATAGTAtaaaagttaacaccgttaggggatGATGGTGGAATAGGGGCAAAGTGGTGCTTCGTTTTAAAATGacaggggtaaattcacaaagttaaaaaaacatgagcaaaatcacaatttcgatgCAAAATAGGGGTACAAATGCAAGAGCCCCTAATTGTTTATATTCTCCATTCTATCACGGAGTTTTGATTGTTTCTATCCTCCATCCAGATATCAAAGTGTTGCAAGTTAAATTAAACATGTGCATCTAAGGCAATTCACTTAAAATGTCTCAAGCAGGTTGTCTTGCTTCAATCACCAAAGTTTATTAGCACGTACCACATAAAAGAACCCAACGTTCTTGCAAGCACCATCCAACATTTGGACAACTTGTAGTAAATCCTTATCATTGgccatatttggatcatcaatcCTCTCGACAAGGGCGACAATATCTAACAACGGGAAAAATAACATTGTAAATATATATGTATTTTAGCAAACAAGACGTGTGTCATATGTATCCAATTTCATTGAAGTGAAAGTCAGGTGCATCTCCTCTCAAGAAGCAAAGAAAAAGTACCTGGAGAAATATGGCCCTTGAGAATTGAGGCCCATTTAAAGTTAGAAGAAAAGTCCCATGAGAACTTACTAATCTCACAGGATTATATCACTTAGTTCCCTAATTGAAACTCAATTTTTCCCACGCTCACTGGACTTACTACAGCTCACCCATTTACTCATGCTCTTGTTAGAAGTATAGATAGTTATGATTAGACCCGACACGTGGTTGCACAGGAAGGTGCATCATAAGTAGAGACCATGCATGCACAGTGTGAGTACGCCCATGCATGAGTAATCGTGTCTGTGCATCCTAATCCTATATGTAACCGCCTTATATGTAGGAGTAATTTTTATCTTATTTTATCTTTACTTTATAATATTAAACCGCCAAGAGTTTCTTAGTTTCGATCCCTTTCCTATTTTTTTCGTGTATCTTTTTTCGTTCTTTTTTCACATGTTTTTTTAATTCCGTTTAACCAAGCGCCGCAAACTTCCGTCTCGGTTCTACCGTTTCTGATTCCTTGTTCTGTCTCCGATTCTCACAGCATCGACGGGTGGGCTTGGTCCTTCTAATCCCGTTACGTGCTGTCCGTGATGCGCTTCCCGTTTGGATTTTGTACGATCACTTTTTTGTAGAGGAATTTCGTACGATCACTTGGCAGAATGGCAGGGACGGACGTAGGCTTCTTCTATCTACCTTCCGTGCGCCGTCCCGTAGAACGGTAAAAGCCCACTAGAACACGGCCAAATCGTGCACAGCAGGTTAACATCAGCACCAAAGCAGGCCGCCGATCCATGCCGAGCAACTAAAAAATGCCAAAAaactattattatttttttgcttGCAAAAATATATCCAGTGCAAAAGAAGTACTTACTTTAAGAGTCCCCAATTATTCTCTTCCAAAAaaaatatctatctatctatctatccatctatctatctatccatccatctatctatctatctatctcagagcatcttcaagagttcaCTAAATCCGTTTCTAATCCTTAGTTTTTAGTGAGATGAGAAAAAacccctctccaacaactcctaggccccgttcggcttgctgaatcttggctgaaactggctgaaaaacactgttctggctgaattgtcgtgagagaaaaacacggttccagctgaaaaaacaagccaaacaagCCGAATGGGGCCcctaatcttttagaacttgAAAAAAAGTCACCTCTATTCCACGTAAAGTTACGCGCTTTCGAGTCACGCGTATTTTCTCTCTTCCGCACGTGTTTGTCAGCCACTCTAAAGGTGGAAAGAcgtggaaagaataaagagtagaaaagagttcctgatgcaaatgtacaagagagaaagaatatataaaagtgattaggataatttagaaatagtttaaaatttctgatgtaaaattgtcttctatattttaggagtgggtTATTataaactcttggagatggccttctttattttcttttcaatattttttcatgtttttaggaaaaaaatattgggtacggttggagatgctcttatattctctccgttctaaattataagtcttcTAACTTTTCTAGGTACATTATTTTTGCTACATAAggagatatatattatgtctagatacatattaaaaacaatgtatctaaaaaACTAGAACGACTTACGATTTCAAATAGAAAAATATTATATTACTTAATATTAAATCATGATTTTTTTCTCCATCGCCCATTGGTCCATCTACCCTCACTCTCACCACTCTTTTTACGTCACTCACTTCGATTCGATCCTTCTTGCTCTCATTTAGTTTCGAGTTGCAAAACCTCACTAGCATCCCACTACTCGTGTCGAGGCCTAGCTAGGTGAGTCCAAGCTCATGTGTGTCGCAACTTGTCATACACACATGTGGCTAACCTTCCATCTTTTTATTTGAGCTTATAACAGATATAGGCAATAACCACCCATTTAAGCTGAGTATCATATGAGATTAATTATTTATTTCAACTAGCTTTTATTATGTGCTTTAGGATTTAGTTACAATAAGGGTGGGCCAAGTTGAATTAAATCTAAAAAGATCGATGGAACATGGATTTTAAGCAAGCCAGTCAGCTTAGACAAATGCAGATATCAGATCTAGAGGAGTGGGGAGACAAAGCATACCACAATGCCAAGCTATACAAAGAGAAaaccaagatggcatggtaagatATATAATTATGGGCCTTCGGTCCATAAAACATGTTATATGTCCCGTTATAATACACGAACATATTTACTagtatatataaaaaaggaaaagcaAGAAAGAGAAATATGAAAAACATAACCCGGCCCATATGTAAGGGACAGATGGAGTAGCAAGCAACGGGAGGAGGTTAACAGCTTATACCAATGAAAAGCAAGAAAGAGAAATATGAAAAATACAACCCAGCCCATATGTAAGGGACAGATGGAGTAGCAAGCAACGGGAGGAGGTTAACAGCTTATACCAATGAAAAGCAAGAAAGAGAAATATGAAAAACACAACCAGCCCATATGTAAGGGATAGATGGAGTAGCAAGCAACGGGGGAGGTTAACAGCTTACCGATCAGAGGGATCGCGTCGGAATCCATTGTTCTTGTGATGAGAGGAAAATGTTCTGCAAGCAAACTAGCACTACTTTGCTACCTGTATCAAGTGATGAGCCCATGAGGTATGAGGATTAGctcttatatatatacatatagatatAGGACCACTGGATGTGCTAGGAGCAGTTGATCCCATCATATCACATCCTTTTTTCCCCAACCAATTATATGCTATGAATATTAATTACTAGGTCATTTTAATTAAGTATTCACTCTATTCTTAGTTGTAAATAGTTCCGGCCTTTTTTTTACATAGCTTTTAATGTATATATAGATATATTGTATATCTAGATACGTAGCAAAAACTATGAAGCTGGAACGAtttattataatttggaacggagggagcaaCTACACAGTGTGCCAAAACTAAGAggcaaaaaacttaaagaatataCAACCTACAGATAGGTGTTGGCCccattcgcgtgcccttaaacccggcttgacccgcttctttttttttcatccggaacagtgttttcctctcacaaattcctccagattcctccaagcAAACGGGGCCATTGTATATAAGTTCTTGCCACATCACACATTGAGAACTAAATAGATAACTTGTATAGTGGGTTCAAACTATTTAATGCATGGATCCATCCATGATAAAGTGCAAATAAGATCTCCATACACCATTTTGTTGCTTCTTTGATCTAAGTGGGTTCAAGTATAAATACATCAACGCAAATACaatatttcttttgaaccatCAATACAATAAGTTATATCAATAAATATACCATATTATCCTCTTTATTGTGTACATGCTGCAAAATATTAGTTCCAATAAGAGGCAAAGCAAAATGATCTTTTTTGTAAAAATTCAGATTTAGATGAATGTATTGTATCATATGAAACAACTCATTCTTTTCTGAAATTAAGGTTCATTCTTTCTTCTCTCTCTGCCCTTATGCGACCAGCTTCTAAAATTTCAGCAACAATCATAGGCTTAAGAGTAACTTTGCTACCGTTGTATTTGAATGAGCATTTTGTTAGTAGCCTTATTATGCACAACATTATTTGTATCAACCCATGGTTTACCTAGCAACAAATTACATGCTTGTGTCGTTGTGCAAACATAGGAACGAGCTCACATTATAATCAATGGTCGTATCCGTAGGTGTCAAGTCCTCATCAGAACTGTCAACGGACATCAGAAGTTCTGATGTACCTATATAAACCTGTTGGCATGGGTGCTGAGGTTCCTCTCACATAAGAAGTTCCGATAGAGAACTTGCCCGAATCTAGTCTTTTGGATTCCTATCCAAACTGCTTTGAGCTCATGGAAAACTTGAAGATTACATCCTGGAAAGGTTTCTTGTTGGGATAAGACTActccctctatatatatgttagaggatcaTAACTTATTGAAGTATCCAACATCCAATCGATCGTTTTTACATCTCTTACCCCTTTTACCCTACTTTTCCAATGACCTCTTGTTCGGCGCCTCTCTTGACATGATTCGGTGACATTCTAGATGGCCTTACCAATGGTAGGACAATCTCGACATGCTTCTTCCCGACGGGTCTTCCCAGAAGGTGTTCTCGAGCTCTAAGAACAGGCTTCAAATCGGCCTCACCGATTTGTTTGATCGGTCTTGTTGATCTTGGATTTAATCGCTACATGATTAGGTTGTGTGCGACCTTGGACATGCTAGACCTAATTGGTGTGTGACCCAATTTGACATCAAcgcatccgttctaaattattcGACGTTCTAGTTTTTCTAGATGCATAATTTTTAGtataatatatctagatataacTAATATGTGGATGCAtgcaaaaactatatatctagaaaagccaaaagaatattataatttagaacagagggagtaaaACTTTTGGCCTAGAGTAAGTCTCATTCTCGTGTGTTTGTAGACCAAGAGTCACGTTCTCGCGGATTCAAACGATTGAGACGCTAAATCGTTTTTGCTTGCACGGCAGATCATGACTAtattggttgaaacaacaaattAAGCTTACTGGTTGCATTTTGCTATCTCGTGGTACACTGGTGTATGTCACATCCACCTCACAAAAAAGGCATTCCCTGATGGCGATGACATCTGGATATGGACGTGACAAGACTCTTTCTTAGAAAAAAAactatcgggtttataaacccggggtccccaatggacccgcttcccagcaaaaaACTTGGCCCATCAGATGGAGTTGCGACAACGCGCGCCTTCCGAGCcagcccagatacataatgataggccagggcaacgatccggtccccgaccggaaggcctggccaaggtggggacaCGGTCCAACTTCGACCTCCTTTTCTGACTGGAGATGCGCCGGACCTCTGCTCATGACTcttccccgaccgacacggtcggggccgactaggaacgatcgaccggggacacccgctcggtgaggGCATGGGGATCAGgcgaagcagataaggtaaggcgaaCAAAGTCAAaccataataccgaggaccgtaccctaccataCCCTACGCACCTataggacggtgccaccaggccatgccagataggcactatgcaaccttccaggcttgttagaacccaaacagtgttgtaggcgccaacatttgccttacagtattgtaggcgccgacatttgccatactaggcgaacatggtaaagccTGCCACGTGCATCTGGACAagaatagtattgtgggcgccgacaaccATCTCGTACccaacagcgtgggcaacaagactaggtagcacatgtatacattctctctctcactcactattaagagcccatcccctttgactataaaagaggatgagctctctcctaaaaagggATCGCATCATTCAGACCTCAATAACTCTAGAACTCTAATgttacacagagcatacgctccaatacttagcgcacgttagagctcccatcactctcggcccttcggtttagagtccgaccggacctttaacacccccttcttatttctactcgtttgtaaccccacagcaaactttgaacacctaggctcaggaataaagtcaccgaccgaccgaaactggacgtagggcacattgcctgaaccagtataaatcctgtgtcattgagtgctaggccacatccgatcacaacgcatgacaaaactacaaatatttacttgttggtcactttcgcaccgacagttggcaccgtccgtggggaggatgtCGTgcattcacgcttttggtcatcggatggcccacctttccaccatctttggcatggcgggctcgagcgatacgattcgcaTTGGCTCACAGGAGTTTCCtacgctcccacctattgggatgtgggtttctcccatctttgagccactccagaccttcctcttcggaagtctagacttcatcgctgactagctcggcgtgcttcacctccgtgaggaggcattCGTCCCGATGtccactggaggaggagcaccctccaCCGGCCCTGGGCCACTCGATGACCTCAACATCGAGACACTTGCGCTTCGCCTTAAGCCCATGCTGGGCTCGAACCCCACGATGAGTGATgtacatattattctttactcgctatttaatacCTTCCGCCGACTCTCtcgagggaccccgttgtccccattGTGACCACCatgcgactggttcccctatggcttcgCGTCCCCTGTGGACGTGTACGTgtggggctccaaaggatgctgacgccactccctctcacatctgaattaatggggatggcgggctacgctcctgcctcttttcacgacctcatggatgacgaggtcgaaagcgacgactccagcatcggcgatgtcatggcacctggccaccctttgtcctgggagtgcgctatgacggacgctccgggacagccaccggtggtagcggagtctctataggctcacacccctctagaccctcgtaTGGAGGCCCTAGCGCGTGCACAGTAGCAcggcgaggagttacgacaaaggcggcagagccagcCACCACTTGTGCTGGAGCGCTAGGCGCAACATGCTGCGCCACGCGCACGTAACCTAGCGAGCAGTGGCCAGGGTCGCACCCATCAGGTCTAGCGCAACATCTTGGATAGAGGGAATGACCCCCTCAGTTTGCTTGAgctggctagaacatcgctgctacggcGATGCTTTCTGCGTGGCCTCCCTAAGCCAACAAGCAATCCATCGGAACCTTCGGGCGctagtggagaccgccaccaTTCAATAGGTGGAGAGCTTCGCATCACGACACAGGCTCGTGGCCTCTTGTCCAACCGGAGGACTAGGGCCGCACCAGTCGAATCGTTGTGTCCACTCACCACTGCTGTTGATGGGGATGGGACAGGAGGCCGTGGCTGCACCATAGCTGACCcagcgcccgctccacaccgaccacctatgcgtgAACGCCTCAGGCCAAACCATGATGCTCATAGTGTCATCAACAATTGACGCAATGCCCAGCACGATGATGACGCCTATCGAGTGGCGGCGAGAGCAGGTGATACAGGCCCTagcctgaccatcgaggagtgcggggacacacaccctaggcatggtggctgaccAAACGGCTAGAGTCCTAGCCCGGATAGCCTAGGACCACGCACCTTTGGTCGTCGCATTCAGAGAGCGTCATTTCCACAatgcttccgaccacccaccaacatcgccagatACACCGAGGAAACAAACCTCGATATATGGCTtaaagacttccggctcgcctgctgagccggaggagtggatgaagactacttcatcattcagtatctccccatctacgtgagggagcatgttcgagcatggcttaaATTCTTCCCGCTCGATAATATCCGCGACTAGGcgaatctcaagagggtcttcgtcggaaatttctaggggacatatgtctgtcctaggaattcctaggacctcaagagctgctagcaggagcccaacgagtccctacggaattacatccataggttctcaaagcagtgcaactcccttcctaatgttgTTGATCCGGACGTCATCGgcgcgttcctctctaggacaacctgtgagtcgttgatccacaagctcagttgtctgaagccccataccacccgcgacctgctcgatgtcgccatgaaccatgcctccggggaggaggcggtcggagcggtctttagCAGCAGCCGggacaggggcaaggccaagcgcaaggaccaaggcgaaggcccctccacacaaaggggcaagaagaacaagaaggatcggcaccgATCGGCCAACCCAGCTTTGGTCACCGTAGCCGATCAtgcaggcaagcagccccagttGGGCTAGCctaaccacttcgacaagctcatggagagtccatgcaccaaccacgcctaccttgtcaagcacctctacaaagactacgagctcctcaaatgcTTCCTACAACAGGCcggcaagccaaaggaagggaaggGCAAGGAGGAGGCGGCTAGGAAAGGAGGCACCGCGGGCAAGGATGATGACGGCTTCCCTAACCCCGAGGGatgccatccactccaagcgccaacacaaGGTGTGTTACAGAGAGGCATGTGCCGCCGAGatggccatcccctctttccttagctggtcagactcCCCGATTACTTTTGattagagagaccatccttcccatgcgCTCGACCAGGTCactacccgcttgtcgtcgactccatcgtccgcaagaagcgcctcaccaaggtgctgatggacaaaggcaatggcctcaacattctctacatcgacaccctcaacGCCATGCGTATCCCCTGATTGGAGCTCCAccaagtgagctctcccttccatggcatgatcctagggacgtaggcatacccgctcagaCAGATTAACCTGCCCATCACGTTTGGCGACcaagccaacttccactcggaggtcctcaccttttgaggtggtggactttccagtgtcctaccacgccatcttggggcgaccatgctatgccaagttcatggtgatccccaactacacctacctcaagttgaagatgccgagACTGAATGGCATCATCACCGTGGGTAGCATCTTTTCGCACGCCTACACATGCGACCACAAGCATTTCAAGGTCACCATGACCGTCATCAACTCCGCCGAGCTCCCAAATCTTAGGAATTCGTTAACTCcagcagtcccagactacaaTGAGCCGACCTCCTCGAGTGCCTTCCACCCGaccgagg
The nucleotide sequence above comes from Miscanthus floridulus cultivar M001 chromosome 18, ASM1932011v1, whole genome shotgun sequence. Encoded proteins:
- the LOC136522255 gene encoding 2-oxoglutarate-dependent dioxygenase 33-like isoform X3 is translated as MDSDAIPLIDIVALVERIDDPNMANDKDLLQVVQMLDGACKNVGFFYVKGHGICDLLMREVRDVAKQIFQLPYDEKMKIKMTPDSGYRGYQRLGQHITSGKRDMHEAINYLAPVIPGKYGDLGKVLEGSNVWPEYLSNSKLILENYSSLLKAPAGLISPETNQQTGRVAGEPYCPMGLISYPVSTDVPEEKRTETGMGAHTDYGLLALVNQADDICALEVQNHSGKWIHAMPIPGTFVCNIGLLEWNL
- the LOC136522255 gene encoding 2-oxoglutarate-dependent dioxygenase 33-like isoform X2, producing MDSDAIPLIDIVALVERIDDPNMANDKDLLQVVQMLDGACKNVGFFYVKGHGICDLLMREVRDVAKQIFQLPYDEKMKIKMTPDSGYRGYQRLGQHITSGKRDMHEAINYLAPVIPGKYGDLGKVLEGSNVWPEYLSNSKLILENYSSLLKDLSRKIMRGIALALGGPVDAFEGIVSLFTCWFQPELISQLTVFSSHNKPAPAGLISPETNQQTGRVAGEPYCPMGLISYPVSTDVPEEKRTETGMGAHTDYDNRASGTS
- the LOC136523421 gene encoding uncharacterized protein translates to MVIPNYTYLKLKMPRLNGIITVGSIFSHAYTCDHKHFKVTMTVINSAELPNLRNSLTPAVPDYNEPTSSSAFHPTEETKVVGINPADPTKTVRIGTKLPAK